The Rosa rugosa chromosome 3, drRosRugo1.1, whole genome shotgun sequence sequence ACATCACCATCAAACTTTCCAAGGGCGGACGTGTATCACACTCCAAAATAAGCATAGACTATTTGGTGACTTTGTGTAAGACTTAACGTTACAAAAACAATATTTTTAGAGCTCTAATGATATTTAGAATTTAGAATACTGCAATTTTAATCACATAATTACACAGAAACACTGAGGCACCTGTTTGCCGTATTTCACAGTAGGCAATGTATTCCACTAATAATCTAACTGTTTTCTTGCAATTGATGGAAACTAGAAGAACAACATGCAAAACAAATTGTTATTGTAAGCTCTTGACATATTGCTTGTGGAATCTAGTGTCATGAATATGAATATGATATATACTGAGGAATGGTCTGTTAACAACTCTCCAGGCAAAGTTTACAGGGACATTGTTGGGAGTGCCTACTATGTGGCGCCAGAAGTGTTGCGGCGGAATTATGGGAAAGAGATAGATGTTTGGAGTGCTGGAGTCATCTTGTATATTCTTCTAAGTGGAGTACCTCCATTTTGGGCGGGTGCGTATCTAAATTAGTAAATTGCATACTTTAGTTTTGTTTTAGTTGGTGTTGCACCAGAAAGCCAGCTGAAAATCAAATAGTAACATTTGAGAATCTTATAGGCACTACGAACAATCTATTTGTACATACCTCAAATTTTGTTTGGATCCGGCAATGGATTGCTGCAGTAAGATTAAGGGAGTAGGATGAAATTAATTCTGAATTCGTGTATGTGTTTGAACTGGATGCTTGTTGTCATAATTGCCGGATAGTAGGCACTCACGGAAGAAACATTTCATAAACAGGTGTTTATTAAGGGAGCTTGAGTAAACTACCTTATTTACTTTTTTGAGCTGTTCAGCTTTAAAATGCTTATTGCTATTCTGGTGGATAGTGAGCGGTCTGGCTATGCCTTTGGATTTAGCAAGAGAATTGTTCATGCTTGTAATAAATATCTTTTGCCCTGATGTCTTTTATttgattgttttattttcaattcagtGCTTTTGATCTTTGTCTACGAACTCTGTTTCAGAGACCGAGAAAGGGATATTTGACTCAATTATAGAAGGAAAACTTGACTTGCATAGTGCGCCATGGCCTTCTATATCTGATGCGGCAAAGGATCTCATCAGGAAAATGTTAACAATGGACCCTAAGAAAAGGATTACAGCTGCTGAAGTTCTTGGTAAGTGTGTGAATGCTTGTGAAAGTGTGAAACTGTAACAGCAAAGTTTAGGGAAAGTTGTCCATTAATATCATTTGGATTGTGCAATTTACCCAGAGCATCAATGGATGAAGAAAGATGGTGAAGCATCTGACAAACCTATTGATAGTGCTGTGCTGATTAGGATGAAACAGTTCAGAGCAATGAACAAGTTGAAGAAACTTGCTCTAAAGGTATGATTTTTTTCACCtccattttcaatttttgaGAGGATATCTTAAATGATGGTAGTAGGGAACAAACGCACTCCATAATTGGTTTTTGATTAGGTCTATCTGTATGTGTTCTTAATGTTACATTTTTCATCGCCAATGTCTAAATACTATTGAAATATGAATTTCCTAAAGGTCATAGCAGAAACGCTTTCTGAAGAAGAGATTCATGGCCTGAAACAAATGTTCAACAACATTGACACAGATGGTAGTGGTAATATCACAGTTGAAGAACTAAGAACTGGATTGTCAAGGCTGGGATCTAAGCTTACAGAAGCAGAAATAAAGCAGCTGATGGATGCTGTGAGTACTATAAAACTCATGAAGACTAGTTTAGCCATTTACTTTTCTGAACACTATCAAGTTATGATTAGTTATTTTTCTGAATAGGCTGACATAGACAATAATGGGACTATTGATTACACTGAATTCATTACTGCAACCATGCATCGACACAAACTGGAGAAGGAAGAAAACTTGCACAAGGCTTTCCTTTACTTTGACAAGGATCAGAGCGGGTTCGTTTACTGTTCTCTAAAACTTAAATATTCTTGTTGAATCCTTATTGACTGGTGTAAGCTGAGCAGGTTTATCACAAGAGATGAGCTAAGACAAGCAATGACTGAATATGGGATGGGGGATGAGGCTACGATAGATGAAGTCCTTGAAGATGTGGATACTGATAAAGTAATCAACTTATTTTCATCTTCCTCTGTTTTACAACACTCTTGGTACGACTAGATGACTGCATTCTGACTGATAATCATGATTGTATATTTGTAGGATGGGAGAATCAATTATGAGGAGTTCGTAGCCATGATGACACGGGGAGTTGCAGATTACGATGATAAACCAGATAGGGTGATTGTTCTACCTGAATAATCCATGAACTCGATCAATAACTCCGAAATCCAAGCTCTGTTTCCTACTTGATCGATGTCTATAGCAGCAGATTGCCTCTTGGTGTTTGTAACTCATATGTAAATaagatttcaattttttttttgttataaaaataaTGACACGAAGCAACTAATAATGGAAGTATGGAACAAATGTTTG is a genomic window containing:
- the LOC133740590 gene encoding calcium-dependent protein kinase 29; this encodes MGLCFTKSHTHDIPISSSSESPPHHFQQTQPNKKPDPFHQPAPPKPSPYSGGSFGKSPSSSQIGPILGKPYADVNSVYTLQKELGRGQFGVTRLCTEKSTGRKYACKSISCKKLVTNKDIEDLRREVLILEHLTGQPNIVEFKGAFEDRQNLHLIMELCTGGELFDRIIAKGSYTEREAAKIFRQIVNVVHVCHFMGVMHRDLKPENFLLVSKDEDAPIKAIDFGLSVFIEQGKVYRDIVGSAYYVAPEVLRRNYGKEIDVWSAGVILYILLSGVPPFWAETEKGIFDSIIEGKLDLHSAPWPSISDAAKDLIRKMLTMDPKKRITAAEVLEHQWMKKDGEASDKPIDSAVLIRMKQFRAMNKLKKLALKVIAETLSEEEIHGLKQMFNNIDTDGSGNITVEELRTGLSRLGSKLTEAEIKQLMDAADIDNNGTIDYTEFITATMHRHKLEKEENLHKAFLYFDKDQSGFITRDELRQAMTEYGMGDEATIDEVLEDVDTDKDGRINYEEFVAMMTRGVADYDDKPDRVIVLPE